The following proteins are encoded in a genomic region of Dasypus novemcinctus isolate mDasNov1 chromosome 21, mDasNov1.1.hap2, whole genome shotgun sequence:
- the LOC131275053 gene encoding large ribosomal subunit protein uL18, whose amino-acid sequence MGFVKVVKNKAYFKRYQVKFRRRREGKTDYYARKRLVIQDKNKYNTPKYRMIVRVTNRDIICQIAYARIEGDMIVCAAYAHELPKYGVKVGLTNYAAAYCTGLLLARRLLNRFGMDKIYEGQVEVTGDEYNVESIDGQPGAFTCYLDAGLARTTTGNKVFGALKGAVDGGLSIPHSTKRFPGYDSESKEFNAEVHRKHIMGQNVADYMRYLMEEDEDAYKKQFSQYIKNSITPDMMEEMYKKAHAAIRENPVYEEKPKKEVKKKRWNRPKMSLAQKKDRVAQKKASFLRAQERAAES is encoded by the coding sequence ATGGGGTTTGTTAAAGTTGTCAAGAATAAGGCCTATTTCAAGAGATACCAGGTGAAATTTAGAAGACGACGAGAGGGTAAAACTGATTACTATGCTCGGAAACGTCTGGTAATCCAGGATAAAAATAAGTACAACACACCCAAATACAGGATGATAGTTCGTGTAACCAACAGAGATATCATTTGTCAGATTGCTTATGCCCGTATAGAAGGGGATATGATAGTCTGTGCAGCTTATGCTCACGAACTCCCGAAGTATGGTGTGAAGGTTGGCCTGACAAATTATGCTGCAGCATATTGTACTGGCCTGCTGCTGGCTCGCAGGCTTCTCAACAGGTTTGGCATGGACAAGATCTATGAAGGCCAAGTGGAAGTAACTGGAGATGAATACAATGTGGAAAGTATTGATGGTCAACCTGGTGCCTTCACCTGCTATTTGGATGCAGGACTTGCCAGAACTACCACTGGAAATAAAGTTTTTGGGGCTTTGAAGGGAGCTGTGGATGGAGGCTTATCCATCCCTCACAGTACCAAACGATTCCCTGGTTATGATTCAGAAAGCAAGGAATTCAATGCAGAAGTACATCGGAAGCACATCATGGGTCAGAACGTTGCAGATTATATGCGTTACCTGatggaggaagatgaagatgctTACAAGAAACAGTTCtctcaatatataaagaacagcATAACGCCAGACATGATGGAGGAGATGTACAAGAAAGCCCATGCTGCTATACGAGAGAATCCAGTCTATGAGGAAAAGCctaaaaaagaagttaaaaagaagAGGTGGAATCGTCCCAAAATGTCTCTTGCCCAAAAGAAAGATCGGGTAGCTCAGAAGAAGGCAAGTTTCCTCAGAGCTCAGGAGCGGGCTGCTGAGAGCTAA